The Hordeum vulgare subsp. vulgare chromosome 7H, MorexV3_pseudomolecules_assembly, whole genome shotgun sequence DNA window TATGTCAAACTACGTTAAGTTTGCCTAAGAATACATAGAAATATGTAAAAGCCTAAATTTACTTTATTAGATACATTATGAAATTTATTTTCGTATTATGTATATTTGTTATCATTGAATCTTGGCGGGTTTGATACATACCTGGTCAAACTTTCAAAAGTTTGACCTGAGAAAATCCTTAAACTTTaattattttggaacagagggatTGGTTCCCTAGAAAAAGATTCGAAATAACTAGATATGCACGAAATGCCCAAAAATATGAATTAACCAAAAATCTATCAAAAAATAAATGAAACTTGCAATGGTGTATTTTATCACAGGGAAAGTTTCAAAGAGAAACGAAAATATAAAACTTGGAGTTCCTCTTCAAACCCGACACTTCCCCTTTGAAACTCTAGTTCATCCTCGAAGACTCTTCACTTTGTAAGTGAGGAACATTCACAACTTTTCATTTACTCTCTCAAATATTTATCACACCTTATATGGATAAAATACAATAACCCATGCAATTGTAGATGATCCAAATTACGGCAAACGAAGCACACATCAAGCAACAATAACCCATGAGTttctcaaaaagaaaaagaaataaaggaaAGCAACAGCCCATGTATCCATTGAGGGACATGCAGCTCCTCCCAcgcatatactccctctgttccataatataagtctttttagagatttcaccagaggactacatacggatgtatatagacatactttagagtgtagattcactcattttgctttgtatgtagtcccttagtgaaatcgcttcaaagacttatatttaagaacggagggagtacattttatTGTGAGTAGCAATTGATCTCAACTTAGGAAACTAAccaagcagcaacaacaacataggTGATCATGCATGGAGCATGTGTATAATTATTGAGAGGATGGAGCTTATTCTTCGACCACGAGCATTCGATGACTGCAGTCCTAGCCAATGTAGTACATGGGATCGGGCAGCTTGAAGGTGCGAGCGCCCTCGGGGGCGCCGAGGATGTCGCTCCACTGGTCGCCGATGTTGCCGACGATGATGTACCCAGCGTCCACCAGCTTCTGCCGCTCGCCAGATTTGTAGGTCACCGCGGAGCCCTTGAACCCTGGTTGCTTGAGCAGCAGGTTCATCCATCCATAGATGCCTTCGCGGCGGAGATTGGCAACCGTGATAGCCCTCTTGTCCTCGGTCCGGCCTGTTAGGAACACCGGCTTGATGCCCACTGCGAGCAGCTTGTTGTACAACCGCTTTGTCTCCGGTAGCACGGGCGCGCTTCCCTTCCGCACGTACGCACGGTAGCTCGTCGCGTTGTACGGCCTAGCCCTGCACATGGGTTAATGAGATGTCAGCTAGTAGATCTGCATACTGAAGAAGATAAAACCATCTTTGTGTTGATCCTTGGACATCGATCGTATTATCACATGCAACATGTTCTTTCACGTCATATGCTACGACTATCGACTAATTTAGATACCATTGATAAGCACGGTTCAATTTCATGGTGTCGGTGTCATGatgttatttttgtattttagtgGGTTAATTTTAGGGTGTGACTAGGTCTCAATCGACTGAGATTTAACCAAGTCTCAGTCAAAGTGATATACTCCTTCCGTCTTAAATTTTTTTGTCTTAGCTTTATCttaatatgaatgtatctagtcatattttagtgttagatacatccatatctagacaaatcttgtATCAGAATTTTGAAACTGAGGCAGTAGTATGTAAGAaggaaaaaaaactgaaaaaaattattttgtttGAATCTTCAATCAAAACTAAAGAAAAATACATAACAAAGTTTCAGTCGACCGAGATTTAGCAAAACTGTTTACTTAAACAAGGTACACATAGAGTTTTTAAGTTTAGCTGAACGGAAAGATCAGTGCAAGCCCCTGCCCAAATGCACCCGCAAGAAATAAatagcatgtactccctccgtccaaaaaTACTTGTCCTATAAATGAATAAAATAAATGTatttataactaaaataagtttagatacatccatttttatgacAAATATTTCCAGATAGAGGAAGTATAATGTGCACGTACGTACCCGAAGCCGTGGATGGCGTAGTACGGTAGGTTGGAGAGCATGGTCTCGTCGATGTCCAACACCCACACCTCCTTGCCGTTGCCGGCGAGCCTGAGGCTATCAAGGTAGGCGATGGCCTCGTCGATGACGACCTTGGAGTCGCGCCGGTAATGGCTGCCGAGCATGTAGTGGCCGACGTAGCCCTCGCAGTTGGCCGGGACCATCTTCCAGTCCCGCACGTTGTACGCCTCCACGCCCAGCCGCCAGCTGTCGCACGGCACGCCGCCACGGCTCCCGAGCTGCCCGCCGGAGCCCAGCAGCGGCCGCAGCGCGTGGATGTGCGGCCCCACGGCGTCATCCATGGCAGTCGCTTCAACCTCCGCCATCGGCATCCGGATGTTGGGATCCCTTGCGCTGCAGGAGGCCGCTGCGGCCATGAGAGCCACGGCGACGAGTATGGGCATCCTTCCCATCGCCATTGTTAGTTTGTGTGTGTGCTGCTACCAGCAACTCTTGGGGTGCTCTGCTTATTGAGGTGGTACCGTGAAAAGAGCATGTGGTGGGCGGCTcgtcacatactccctccgttcctaaatataagtcttttaagatatttcgctaagagtctacatacggagtaaaatgaatgaatctacaatctaaagtatgtctatatacattcgcaaGTAGTCTActaatgaaatctctagaaagacttatatttaggaacggagggggtaGTTAGTTAGAGTGTATGTGTTTTCATCACTCACGTGTCTCGAGCAGCGTATACATAGTACAGTACAAAATTTGTTTCTGCCACATCCAATATCTCTCTGTAAAGAAGCCATCGCTGCCTGTGATGTGCTTGTTTTCCCCAACAGTATTTGTTGCCACTTAGTGCGAAAGGCTAGCAAAAGTGTTACATAGATGCATGGATGATTTTGTACCGTTGCAAATGTCGAGCCAAAACCTGTTCACTTTGGCTTAAAGACAAAACTTGTTCTGTCGAGAGCAAATGAAGCTGGGAGATGTAAATCTGGATCAACATGACAAGATATGGTTGCCTCCCCTCACACCTTACATTCTTGGGCTTTACCTACACTACTAGAATCGACACATATGCCGAGTGCCCGGAGCACTCGTCAAAAGTCAGAAAACACTCGGCAAAGCTTTTACCGAGAGTTGTACTCAACGAAGTGCACCCGGCGTACACCTCTCCGGCAAACAGAAATTTGCCGAGAGTTAGAACACGGACACTTGGCAAACACTTTGCCGAGGGCTGAACAGTGCCTCTCGGCAAAACAAAAGTTACTTCAAATTCGTTGGTTCCGTCAGTTATTTGCCAAGAGCCACTCTCGGCActaaagaaaaatgaataaaacaGAAAACTGAAGAACATTAACTGACGAAACTAAAAATGGCACCTAACGGTGAACCCAAAACTATAAACTGCATTTGACACGTACAGGTTCAGAGAATGAAAGACAAAATGATATCTAGCATGATTGAATGAGAAAATGATAAACACATAGGCAAACTCCTGATAAAAAAAGTGAAAAAATGAAGACTAACCAATGAAATAACTGGACTGAAAAATAAAGATCAATCAATGAGATTACTGGACAAAATGAAACTGAAACTGACATAATGAACTAAATGTCAAACTAAAATGATATTTAACTAAGGGAAACTCTTGTAGTCTGTAGTCTGATCGGAGGTAATGCATCAGATCAATTGACTACCGCCGATTCCGTCCGAATCTCATTGTGAGGATACTTCTTATCCCATCTCTTGTTTTTGGAAAAAACAAATCACGTCAATCAGTTGGTAATCACCCGCATCTCCCGCGTAATCTCCTCCCCTGATCAATGGCCCGAGGATGCTCTTCCAAAACTCATTCTTCTCTCTTTCCTTACACGTACCTCCACCCAGCTCGCATCAACCGCACCGCTCCCATCATCTGTATCACCATGCTTCATCTTTCTTAGCATGCTGCCTCGCCGACGACCATCCATGGCGCTCCTTATCAACGGTGAAGATCACTTCACACGGAGCCCCTAAATCTCAAAGACATCTCCCCTTCTCTCTTGGCCGCCGTTTCCACGCTCTGCCGCCTAGACGACGGCCAACAGCCTCTATGTTTAATCATGGGTCGTGCCAATGTATGCTTCTATATATGGTCCGTCTGGCATGTCCCCCTCTCGCATGCGTCATCGCGGTAGCATTGTGTCAGGACGAAGCTAACCATGTGACAATTCTTGTATACAGAAGCAAATGTTAATATCACAGGAAGCAAATAGTATTACTTTTGTTGGAAGCATAGTTTCATTGGAAGCAAAAAAGGAACAATGTTTTCTTTGATATTGAATGATATTGTGTTTTGGACGCAATGTAGATCTAAGCAAATAGCTTTCGTAACTTGGGAAGCAAACACAATTATCTTTGAAAGCTGATTATTTGCTCTCTAAGCAAATATATTTCTTCGTCTATGTTGGAAACGAGATTCAGATATCTTGAAGCAATCTAGTTAGCcaagggaaacaaaatattttagGCAGGAAGCAAAATTAAATTGCAACAATTGAAAACAATTTTTATCATATGGAATCGAACTGCATGGCTCATAATTAGATGTAGCCAAGTATTGGAAGCAATTATCACAGATTATTTCCTAAAAAATGGTGTTTCTATGGGTAAAACACTCCATCCATGAGAGCAAGAATATTCTTATTTTTGTGTGAAGCAATTTTTTTTTGCGGGTAATTGCTTCCAATACGTGGCTACATTTCAAAGCAACAACTCCACTAGAAGCAAAACTTAATAAcattggaaacaaaaaatgtTGCTTCCTTCAGTTTACAAATTTGCCTTCAACCATAAACTGTCAGCCTTATAAATTTAGACGTTGGATGTGGCACAATTAAGCATGGGACAGGACGGAAGCATGGAAAGACCCAACGTGATTTAAGGTAGTTGTTATGGCTCAAGGCTTAATTACTGCAAATCTGAACAGAAAAAATCCCACAAAGTGGGTGCACAGCTGGCACACAATCGAACGGCCCACATATTAGTAATCCAACGGCAGTAGACTAGTATGATAGAAAGCTAGCCAGCAGTAGTCTGATTGCTAGTGGTTCCCTTTAACTAATGAAACTGACCTGAAAATGACACATACTCTAACCTGATAGAACTGACAGGTGATGACACTAAAAATGACACCTACTTAAAATCTAAGACTAATGATGGATAAAAAAACTAAAACCAATGGCAAAAAATTTCTAGGAAAGCTACAAACCTGAACATGAAATTGAAGATTCATGGTCAACGTAACTAGGAGCTGATTGCCTGAATGGAATCACAACGTCGATGtgcaccttcttcttgtagagctTATTGCAAATGGAATCTCTCTTGCGTAGATTAGAATGCATTAGGTGAAAGAGATTAAGGAAGAAGAGTTCAGAAGAACACGTGCAAACCCACCTACATGCTTGCATCGCTAGGGCCCGAGTGAGTGGAAATGAACGATGGTGCTTTAAGTTCCGTACCGGCCAACAGTTTGGTGTGCCCCATGCATCCAAACGGACCAAATAACATGGCTCCTCCTGGCTGAGTAATGTAATGCAGACTATCAAACATACCCCAACTTCTCTTGCATCTCTTGCTCAAAGTGACAGACGCAAACTGTTTGTTTCAGAGCATAATCACAAAATGGATAGCTATCTTTCCTACTTATAAAGGTTGGAGTTGGTGGTGAGTTCACATGTGAAACCATATAAATAAACAAATGCACTTCTACCAGCATGTGAGACTAGCAACCTTTCAAAAGATTTAATAAACAAATGGTATTGTTGTGAGACCTATGACATCCCAGATAAACAAGTAGCTGCTATCCTAATATGAGCATAACACTTGTAAAAATACAAACTTTAAACGCATACGAATTCCAATTCAAAATCATGGTCTTAATTTCTTTACCCAATCAACTATTCCAGTTTTATAGCATGGTAAAAGAGAGTGGCCACATTGCAATTTCAACATGGTCATAAATGTTGTCCTCCTACAAAATCCACGATCTTGTGCACTGAAATTTCATGTCCATTTGCCTATGTTTTAGAATTTAAAATGTTATCTCACTGTAAATCTTGCAAAGGACCTACAATAGTCTCTTAAAatcatgtaaatcttgcaaagGACCTACAATAGTCTCTTAAAATCATCAGTGTCTATAACATGACCTTTTGTTATATTTACGTTCCCTCTTTAATCATAAACCATGCAATAGACGTAAGACATCATCATCTTTGGATGATTTCGTAAGCCAAAAGTATCACATTGTTGTTTTTATAGTTTCGTAGCAAGGCACGGGCATTGTGCCAGTGGCGGAGCTTAGTGTAGTCCGAAGGGGGCCGTGCCAATTTACTGTGTAGGGATTAGATAAGGAAAAGATTAATCTTTACCCTCTCAGTTGTTCATGTTTTGACTTTTgtcaccccctccccccccccccccccccctgttccTCTACACGATTTTTGATACCACTgtagtttgtaggacaacaatcaCAGTCAAAAGACCGATACACGTCACACTACAATTCTCAAGAACGAAATTACGACGGATAAGAACACATGCAACAAGCAACAACAGCCCCCGGATTCCCAAAGAAAAGCAACAACACAGTGGACTATCATCACGTCAAAAAAACAAAACACAGTGGATTATTACTGATGCATCGAGCATGCAGATAACAATTACTCCATGGAGTATCAAGAGAGCATGGAGCTTGATTATTATTCGTGGAGCACGAGCATGGGGCAACCAAATGGCCGCAGCCGACCTAGGCGATGTAGTAAATGGGGTCAGGCAGCTTGAAGGTGCGAGCGCCCTCGGGCGCGCCGAGGATGTCGCTCCACTGGTCGCCGATGTTGCCGACGATGACGTACCCGGCGTCCTGCAGCTTCTTCCTCTCGGCGGACTTGTAGGATATGGCGGAGCCCTTGAATCCGTGCTGCTTGAGCGTCAGGTTCATCCACCCGGAGAAGCCCTGGCTGCGGAGGTTCCCGACGGTGACGGCCCTCTTGTCCTCCGTCCGGCCTGTGATGAACACCGGCTTGATGCCCACCTTGAGTAGCTTGTAGTAGAGCCGCTTCGTCTCCGGCAGCGCCGGCGCGCTCCCCTCCAGCACGTACGCGTCGAAGCTCGTCGCGTTGTATGGCCTAGCCCTGCGCGTGTGTATAAACGGTGATGTCAGCTACTCCCGTCGTCTCGGTTTATAAGTCATCTAAAGAAAAACAATAATTCTAAAATACTAAGGCACGGTGCATTAACTTTCATCTTGTTTCTTGTcttttgacatgaataaaggaatcaaccaataagGGATTTGGGGcatgtatgtttttaatgacgTGAGGCTAACTAACACGACATGCACTggtcaattcattgcatgcaatggtattaattagcaaattaacattaaTTTCTCTTGTTTTCATCTTCGTCTTGGTTGCgatgcacaacctaagatgacttataaaccgaGACGAAGAAAGTAGTATGTAGATTTAAATACTGAAGAAACATAGCCATGTTCGACCAGTGCTCACTATGGTAAACTAGTAAAAGCACTTTAGATCAACATAAACATAAATCGGAAGAAAAAAATCTAAGCTTTTTAGATTTTTAGATAGGTATTTCGGAGTATTCAGAAATACAGTAATATTACGAACGCTATATATAAGGCTAGTACGTTTGAAGTTATAGTCTCCATTTAGCTCAAGAGAATCTTCCAAACTAAAAAATGGTGTTGTACTAGCTAGCATGAATGTACCATGAACAAGATGTTGTGACTTCTAACATCTATCCATAAGGACGGTTAAAAACCAAGGGGTGTACCAAAGCGCATCTAGGACAGATTCGTGCCTACATACTCTGGCCATCACATGCACATCGCATCACTATCTCCGATTAGCATAGATATATAACATGTTTTGCTCATCAATCGGCATATGGTCCTACTAGATTTCCCTGTGATTGGACTGGAGATGACCACCTCACCAATAATGTCCAACTCCAACACGTCCAACACATACATGCCTTTCTATTCCCACTTGTAGTTACatgccttttttttttctttttttgaaattCACGTGCCCGT harbors:
- the LOC123410316 gene encoding stem 28 kDa glycoprotein-like; this encodes MAMGRMPILVAVALMAAAASCSARDPNIRMPMAEVEATAMDDAVGPHIHALRPLLGSGGQLGSRGGVPCDSWRLGVEAYNVRDWKMVPANCEGYVGHYMLGSHYRRDSKVVIDEAIAYLDSLRLAGNGKEVWVLDIDETMLSNLPYYAIHGFGARPYNATSYRAYVRKGSAPVLPETKRLYNKLLAVGIKPVFLTGRTEDKRAITVANLRREGIYGWMNLLLKQPGFKGSAVTYKSGERQKLVDAGYIIVGNIGDQWSDILGAPEGARTFKLPDPMYYIG